The DNA segment AGACTACCACGTAATCCTTGGTCTTGCTCGCAGGGTTGTTGCTTAGCTCTCTATATATGATAATTATTAGAATAGTTTGGGAATTTAGATAGGACAATTACTTTCCTATTCAGTTGTGTATAATGGAAAATATCGTGGGCTGAGTATTGATCATATTTTcggtttaaataattaataggGTGCAAAAATAATTTAGGCATGAGTTTTTTTACCATCCTTTGAGAAGTACCAAGAGATACCACTGATTATAACTTAAGATGACTTAAATGCTGGTACCTCCGGTATCAAACTCGAAGTTATAATTTTGATACCCCTTGTTACCCTTCTTGTAACTGTAAAAAAAGCTCCTTATCCACAACAACGCATTGACATTCAACGagtgtaaaaaaaaagagagagagagcttcgAATCCTTCGATGCCATGTTATGTGATGGATGTATTCTCCTGCTCCGTAGGATTACCGAAAATACAACAATTGTCGTCAAGGGGGAAAAACATTGATTAACGCCTGAAATGGCGTAAACCCGGTTGCTTTAGTCGACGGCGACGTAGAGGTGGGCCGGCAGCCTGGTCTCGGCAACGGCGACGAACGGCAGCTTCCGGCGCACCGACAGCCCAACGAACTCCCCCATGCGCACGTCCTCGGGCGCCACCCCGTCCGGCAGCCGCCACCAGAAAATCCAGAACCCGTGCACCAGGTTCGCCGCGGCCTCCTTCATCGCGAGGTTGTATGCCGGGCACAACCGCTCAAGCCGGAACGCGTCGGGCCACGACGCCGGGTCGCGCGCCACGGCCCACACGTTCACCAGCACGCGCGTGCCCGTAGGGACCGAGGGACGTCACTAGCCGCCGACCCTCGTGTCCTCGCGGACGTGGTGCGGGACCAGGAGCGGGCCCACCGGGTGCAGCCGCATCGTCTCCTTCACCACGGCGTCCGCATAGGGGAGCTCCGGAAGGTCGCGCTCCGAGACCCAGCGCCCGCGGCGCACCACGTCCTCGGCTAGCTGCAGCAGCACGTCCACCAGGGTGTGCAGGATGCCCCTGTAGCCGTAGGAGACGATAGCGCCGGCGGCCATGGACGGGCGGTCGGCGAGGGTGAGATCGTGGGTCTTGAGGACTAGCCGCGCGACATCCGCGGAGGAGGCAACCTCGGCGTGGAAGGAGCCGAGCAGGAGGTGCATGAGCGGGCCGTGGCGCGACACGAGCGCGGCTGGTGCGCGGTGCGGCGGGAGCGCGCCCGCCAGCAAACCGAGGCTGCCGAACACCGGCCACCCCCGCGGGCTTGGTGGGAGGTTCAGCGCCTTCCGCCGACGGCGCAGCGAGAGGACGGATCTAAGCACGACGACGACGAAGGTGACCACCAATGCCACAGCCACGGATATTGTCACTGTGAGCTCCATCACTGGAAATCAATGCCggatcaaaaaaaaaaaaagtaggactctcactcttgttcttcctctcccctcctctgtttctattttcttcctcccctcatatttttttttctctttcatgCCTAAAACTTAAAAAAGAGACTTAGAGGCTCTGAGGACACCTAGGATAGAGCTGTCACTGCCATAGGTCTACTTTGAAGGTGGCTAAAAATATCGGTActacaaaagaaaaacatacaTCAACAGCTCAACGgatcgaagaaaaaaaaataaaaacaatatcTTCTTTTCCTTAAGTTCCGATCCACCCTAGTGCTTCCTTCTCCATTTCCAACCTCCTACTCATCTCGAGTCTAATGATTCTTTCTAGTCCTTAGTGTTAAGAGTTTATCTCGGCCTAGCGTCAAAATTCTAACCACATGCTGAGTCCTAAGGAGGCACGATTGCCTCACCTATGCGCTTTGATCGGAAGCGAACCAACGATATGGTTGTGGTCCCATCTCGCCACGTGCAATATAAAAAGGAGGGTTTCTGTGAGGCTTTGGACGCTGAATACATATAACCCTAACACAATAATCAGGGCACAGTAGCGAGGCAAAGACTGTCGCCGCCACAGTCGCACCTTGATGCCGGCGATACTGCTCAAGCCGGCTGCCTCTTCGGCATTGGCATCACGTCTTCACAAACAGTACATCTACATCAACGCGATCCTACACAGAGGGATCCCAATGGCATCTCCTAAAGCCGGTAAGTCTTCACACTTCTACTCTTAGGGAGTTCATGCGTTAGTAGTAGTGATTCCTATTAGTTAGACCAATTTTTATGGCTACACTTCGAGTTTTTCTTCCTTAAATaacatgtactcatacttgGAACTTGCAATGTATGTATCAGTTGCTTTTTTTAAGGTACTACGTCCTGAAAGGGCAATTCATTCATAAGCATGATACATTATAAGGTTTATCCCATGAAGGCCAAGTACATAATTTTTCTTTCAGGAGGCAACCATTGTAATGGCTGTAATTAGAACAATTAAAACTAGGGTTGTCAAAGTCTATAGAAGAGGCATTTCTAGCTAAAGCATCCACAGTGCAATTGTCTTCTCTTGGAATATGATAAAGTTCAAATTGGTCATTCTCGTCTTTTCCTCCATATCCTTGATCATGTTCCTTATTCTCCAATCTAGGATGACTTATAGGGGATTTTTCAAACATGAAATGAGGCACAAGTTGTCTGAGAGAAAATCACTTTATTGAACCTACAATTTGTCTATAACAAAGAAGCCGAGAAATAGACTCAAAACTTATGCGTGTAAGGGAGATTCAGCTTGTGATGTTCTTGCTTGAATTTATAAGGTCCATCAAACTTGGTATCCTGAGTAAGTTATTTGAATACCAAGACCAACCTCCCTTCCTGCATTAAAAGAAGCATCCGACCTACAACAACAAATGATCTGGGAAAAGATTGCAGATAAAGATGATTAAAGTTTGAAGATTCATGTATAGAGTCTCCAGATATTTGTTCAATATCATAGGCACCATATTGAACCTTTTGAGCTGCCTTTGCCCGAAAGATTATAGAGTGAATAGAGCAATCTTTATTCTAAAATATACGAGCATTTCTCGCCTTCCAAATAAACTAGAGAATGTAATAGATGAGATCTTTATCATTTGGATTTTGTAAGCAACTGAATATGAAGTGCAGAATATTTGAGCAAGAGCTAGAAAGGTTGCCTGATTTGATAGCAAAAGGAGAAGCAAACCAAACGACTCTTACAAAAGAGCAATGAAAGAAGATGTGCTCATCGTTTTCAACAAAATGACATCGAGAACAATTAGGAGAAACATTCTTAATTCTTCTATGCACTCGTTGCACATTAGCAATGTTTTTAGTCATGACCCTCCAAACaaatatttgaactttttggtagcattttttttattcttccaGATAAGATCAATAATAATCTTTGTTTGATTTGACCTATTTAGTTTggtcactattttttttaatgttctcTTGATGAAGAAGCTTGTAAGCACTTTGTGCTGTCCATATACCTTTCTTATTTGCCTTCCAAATTAAAATGTCTTGACCTCCAACTTGAGAAAGAGGAATCTGCATAAGCTAATTAACAAAATCAACATCAAAAATAGAAGAAATCAAAGGCTCATTACATATTTTTGGATTGGAAAGCCACAAATATGCAACTTTGATTGGAAGACTAAGGCTCAAAGCTTCTTGATTAATGTGTTCATGAATGTTTTCCCAATCTGAACACTAGAGCTGATTCCAAATCGAAATATTACCATCAAAGAGTTGCCATTGAACAACCTTCGAGAGAATGTTTCTTATCTTGAGGATAGAGTCCTAAGTCCAGGATTTGGATCTTTGATTGCTACTCTCCAGTAAGATGAATTAGGGAAATACTTATCTTTTAGAATTTTGGCCTATAGTGCTTCTGGATTGTTGAGCATCCTCCAATCTAAACCTGCAATCAGAGCTatgttcaaggttgttaaatctctaaaatcaagcCCACCCTCTCCTTTAGGAATACAGAAGTTTTCCCAAGCTGTGAGGCAGAGAGACTTTTTATTATTGTTTGAATAATTGCCTTTCCACCAAAAATGTCTGATGATTGCAGTAAGCTCATATGTTAAAGATTTTGGAAAAAGAACATATGACATGTAATATATAGGAATAGAAGAAAACACAGATTTAAGTGGACCGACCAACATGAGAAATCATATCGGCTTTACAATCATTAAATTTAGACTTGAAATTGGTTTTAAGGAAAGCATAGACCTTAGATTTAAAAATGTGAGCTGTAAACAGGGGATGACCAAGGTGAATGGAGTTATGATCCATATTGGTGACTAAAAAAGATTCTTAATATTATCCTACAGATCACAAGGGGTGTTAACactgaaaaaatagaagatttaTTCTAGTTAGGCATTTGACctaatctttaaaaaaaattctaaaatatcTTTGATTACTTGAGCTTCATGCGTGGTAGCTTGACCACATATGATAACATCATCTGCAAACAATAGAGAATGAAAGGCAGGAGCATAGGGAGCCAGACTAACACCTGATATTCTGTTATTTACCACCGTATCTCTCAACCTGCAAGTCAGTTCATTAATAGCAATGATGAAAATGTAGGGAGAGAGAGGACATCCTTGTTGTATTCCCCTGGAGCTTCTGAATCTTCCAAAGGGTTGGCCATTAATAACAACAGAGAAAATAGGCCATTCAATGCAGGCTACAACTAAGTCAATAAAATACTCATTGAAACAAAGGCGAGACATGGCAAACTTAATAAAATTCCACTCAAGTCTGTTGAAAGCTTTAGCCAAATCTAACTTTAGCATAAAAGCCTTGATGTCCCATTTCTTAAGATGAAATGAATGAATGATTTCATGTGCTATAAATAATATTCTCTGAGATTCTTTGCCCTTTGACAAAAGCATATTGGGAATTGATGATACAATCAGGTAAGAAAGGTTGCATTTTTAAAGCTACGTATTTAGCAATTTTGTAAATAAGATTACACAGACTTATAGGCCTATAGTCTAAAGGAGTGGAGTAGATAGGTTTTTTAGGGATAAGAAcaatattagttttttttttcaggctaGCAGGTAAAGATTTATTCAAATAAAAGGATATTACCAAATTTTGAACATCATTACCTATCCAAATCCATGTGGATCTGTAAAAAGTGACATTAAAGCCATTAGACTCTGGAGATGCATTCCCTCTCATTGACTTAAGGATGCCATAAATTTCCTCTTTAGTTGGAGCAACTATAAGAGAATCTTCTTGCATTTCCTCTCTCAAGGTTATTTCATGTGTTTCTTCATAATCCTGCAAGGAAGAGGTGAACAGGTCTTCAAAATAGTGTATGAAGCATGCTGCAATATCTTCATTTGTATTGACCGTAAGACCATCATAATTGGTTATGGAGTGGATCATGTTTTTCCATCTTCTTTTGATCACATTACTGTGAAAGAAGGAAGTATTCCTATCTCTTTGGGTGATCCATTTTTTCTTGCATCTCTGCATGTAATATTCAGTGATCTTGCTTTGAATATGAGCATGCTTACTGGATAATTCATATTCTAAAGCATGATTTTGATAACTAGGAGGAAGAGCTTGCAAATTAGCAATGTTATCCTCAATTTGTTAAGCTGATCATTAAGCGAATGTTTATTCCTCCTAGACCATTTGATAAGATTATAACATAATAGCCTGGCTCTTTTATGAAAAGGGAGGTAATCATACCTGTTCCAAGCACTCTTGCTCACCTCTTGGAAATCTTTCTCAGAAAGCCACAAgttttcaaatttaaaattccttttccttcttgcaTTGCTAGAGAAAGGAATGGCTAAAATAGGAGCATGATCTCCATAGATGAGTGGGAGATGATAAATATTGGTTGGTATTGAATTGAAGCTTTACTGATAACAATTGGCATCAGAGTCATCCGATTTATGGAGTTTGTGCTATGGAGGAGGTGTTTGAAGATCGGGTTGCTATGTTGTGGGAGAAGATCGTCGAGTAGGCCTACTCACCAACAAGTTGTGTGAATCGTGAATAAGTTGAAGATGGCGTTGAGCGCTCCTGATCCCTTGAAGCTAGAGATGAAGACGATGGCGTCTGAGCTACTGACCATCGCTCTATCCCATGGCGACACACTCATCACCAACCATGCCCGTAGCCATCGCGAATAATGAGGTCTCCACCAGCGACAACTTCGTCTCTAACCCCATCGAGTCTATGATCGCTCCCTTAGCGTCATCCATCGCTATCTCTGCCTCCACTCCTACCCGGTACACCGACCTCGCGACCCACATCACGGCCACCAACATCCCCAAGAAGATGCTCGCCAGACATTCGACGAGATGCCTCAACTACCCTGTGATGGTGGTGCCACCTAGATGCATGACCTCCCTCTTGTTGGCATCCTTCCGAAAGGTCATCTCCGTGTTGTGCTGCCGCCATGCCGACCCAGAGGTGCTTGCCACTGTGGCCATGGCCTACATGGAGCTCATGTTGACCGAAGTCCTCATCGACCCCCAAGACAGGGAGTGTTGTGTGCTTCTCGAGTCTATCATGACCGTGTTCCCATCTGCAACTGACGCGCCACTCCTGTTAGATTTCCTATGCCACCTCCTCCACGTCGCAGTAATCACCAAAGCCTCCGCCAAGGCACGCCATGACCTGGAGCTTCGTGTCGCAATGGTGATCGACCAGGCCACCGCGGGGGGCTTGTTAGCCATCGCGCTCGACGGCGCCAAAAAGCATGTCACAAACACCGACACCGTCCGGTGTGTCATTGCTATCTTCGGTGAGAGACAAGTGGCGTTGAGGGGTGTGATGCCCGTTCCTTACTACCTACCCGACCCATCTCCTTATGCTCAAAGCCCCGCTCGCTCTCTCACTGGCAAgtcgggcccacctgtcagcccCAACCTCCCGCTCCCTTCGTGCCCACGCCTGTGCTCACTCTCGCTCCCGCACGCCTGTTCTCACTCTCGCTCCCGCATGCCGTGCCCGCAACCGCTGGCTGGAACCGCCACGCCCACGATCCGCCTCCGCACCCCCATGACTTTGCAAAGATGCTACTCCCTCTTTGTGCTATAAAATGGCCTCTGCAGCACCCTGCTGCCCTCCTGTTCCCCTAGCCCCGCAGCCTCACCACTGCCATTGTCGACAAGCAGAGCACTACCGCACACCGTTTGCCATGTCCAAGCTCTCCTCAGCGACCTCGAGCCTGCCGTTGGCTTCGCAGGAGCGTAGGGGATCTTCTCCGCCGCTCCTCGACGATGTTCCGTCGCCGCAAGCCACCCTCCACAAAGCTTGGGTGAGTTTCACGATCGCACACCATCACCCGCCTTCTTCGTTGCGCCTCGAGGCCCACTGAACGGTTCTTCGGCATCGCAGGACCCCGAGAAAGCTCCCTCGACCATCGTTTTTGCTTCTCCGTCACCGCAGCTGAGCCCCCGCCGAGCTCCGTcctcaccaccaccatctcACCATCATCGGCCACCACCGAGCCACCTCTGACCGCCTCGAAGCTTCGGTGAGACCCCCTATCCCTCCTCTCTATTTTGGACCATTTCCTGTTATGTTTGGTAGCTCGTAGCGCTAGATCGAGCTTCTCCAGCAATGCTCCATCCATGCCCGCGACAGCGCCACCATTTTCGTGTAGCCGCCAGCCGCCAAACCCACCCTAATCGCCCTGAGCCATCAGATCCCTTGTATGCGGTCAAGATTAGAGGTTTAAATACCCCCTCGCCCATTTGAATCATAGCCGTCGGTTTTGAGATCAATGGATTAGATTTTAATAAAGGTACCCCAGTCAGCCTTACCACGTCAGCGCCATGTGTCGCAGCAACATCAGCAGCCTTATCCGACGTGGCAAGCCACGTTAACACATTCGAGCCCGATCAGCAGGCCCAGTCAGCGATGACATCATGCTTACATAATAAATAGggttttcaatacaaaaataaactcttttattctctaaaattaggTAATCTTACATTTAGGTTCCTAAACTcttctattttcacaaaaatgccCCTGTCAGTactgttattttacttttagccccctaaacttttatataattacaaataaGTTTAtggaactttctatttttactaAATATCCCTATTATTTTACAGAAAGGCCCCTAAAGCTTCAAACCCGTATAACTTTTCTATTATAGCTTCGTTTTAGGTAATTCTTGTGCTCACACGATTGTAGCAATGAGTACTTTCCATTAGTAGACTTTTTATAGTGCTTTGCTACTATTTGGTGTATTTttcttagatgtttgtgctTACTTATTTTTTATGTGCATGATTGCAATAGGAGACGAGTAGTTTGTGAACTTGTAGGACCAgacttttgaagagtttgagtaaCCCGCTGTTGaatgcaagtgtccttgatcatattgatcctatTGTAGAAAAATGTATCTTTTACTTTCTAGATGCTTGCTtttcaatatgaatcccatgtttagggtttattagtactttTCGTGATTATCCTTATCGCTTGTGTTGTAGTCTATGTGTCAGGGGTAGCaatgcttagtcatgctgtCGAGTCGGGTGGGTTAAGTGTTGATCTGATTGatggtctatgcaacataaatcgggttgggtaatcttttgtagcaacatagatcatagggatctaggcaggttggtttggttggtatggctgATGTGTGCTCATTTGGAATGTGCGAATACATgctttagatcctaaggaccaACTGAGCAgtgcaaccacgaggcttatatgggtactgTCTGGTCAATTAATTAGATCTTCTCCTTATTCTGTACGTAccaatggacggttgagtgacacaagagggggccttgTAGTGGATGGAAtctctgttagtggtgaaaccttagttggtgcatatagatttggaggtgttttgtaaaggccttgtagtgagaccccgactctatacccggaagtgtgaagaaaaataagaattacgactcatgggtaaagtgtgcaacctctgcagagtacaaaactgatcgatcaagcatgctcatggtcaagagcggacttggacttcttcatgattagtgaggatcttggatggttggttttgagtagtcgggtggtggtactccgatgagttggtagccgaATATGGAATAtatggtgagtctggtagtcggatggaatccgataagctattttttttaatgttggtGTCATCACACATAGTCAATAGGATTGCTAAGTCCTAGAATAGGATGACATAGATGCAGTATATCTGAGTTAAGCCTTTCTTTCCTTAAgcattcatgtcatatttttccacacttgctgagtactccatgtactcacacttgcctTATCCCAACCTCTTGATATTGCTCCGAAGGTGAGAACTTTGAGGATATCCCAACCGATGGAGCTGAGTTTTAGATGAAGGAAGATTTCAACCTGAAGACCATGTCCTGGCGCTCCTC comes from the Phragmites australis chromosome 22, lpPhrAust1.1, whole genome shotgun sequence genome and includes:
- the LOC133904574 gene encoding LOW QUALITY PROTEIN: trimethyltridecatetraene synthase-like (The sequence of the model RefSeq protein was modified relative to this genomic sequence to represent the inferred CDS: substituted 2 bases at 2 genomic stop codons); its protein translation is MELTVTISVAVALVVTFVVVVLRSVLSLRRRRKALNLPPSPRGWPVFGSLGLLAGALPPHRAPAALVSRHGPLMHLLLGSFHAEVASSADVARLVLKTHDLTLADRPSMAAGAIVSYGYRGILHTLVDVLLQLAEDVVRRGRWVSERDLPELPYADAVVKETMRLHPVGPLLVPHHVREDTRVGGXXRPSVPTGTRVLVNVWAVARDPASWPDAFRLERLCPAYNLAMKEAAANLVHGFWIFWWRLPDGVAPEDVRMGEFVGLSVRRKLPFVAVAETRLPAHLYVAVD